Within Paralichthys olivaceus isolate ysfri-2021 chromosome 14, ASM2471397v2, whole genome shotgun sequence, the genomic segment CTTCTTTTCTTGATCGTTGGAACAACGCACAAGGTTCGGTTAACGTGAGCGATGGAAAGAACGACGGACCTTAGTCGCAGAAGACGTCTTGGTTATCATAACAACAGCTTTATGGCTCAGTTTCAGGGTACGGCAGTACCTATGTATGGAAGCTCAAGAATCACTGCAGAAATTTCCACTGTAGCTGACTGCAACAGTGCAAACACATGTTGGTGCCAATGAGCAAGCACCAGAGCTGCTGAACAAACGTATACAAGCGAAGCCACATCTGGGATAAACCTGGCTGTGATCATGATCTCTgtcacaaagtggaaaaagaCTGTGTAGCGTTGTGGTGAAGAACCCAAGTGAAATCCTATGATGAATTCTAGtcatttgctttctttctgaaatctATGAGATGATGCCGTTGACAACGAGGCATAAGTCTTGTTTAGTACACGTAGCACTAAAAAGGTCACTATCTTAGGGCCTAACCAtgattatttacataattaGGCCTTGTTATTCATAGACAAAACTTACTTGGGAAGCAATACTTCCATTGTGTTAACGCATATTTTCTTGACATTTCCTCATCTCTGAGCTTCTCACTATAGCCTGAATAACTCTGGGAGACAGAAATCGTTTTTAATATATCTGTTGTCTTTAAACTACAGATAGCATAGAtaacatgtaaatgtaaagttttaactggaaaatgtatttacatcttTGAAACAAGCCGCAAATGTAAGCTACTCAAATCTAAACTCAATTTCTGTAATTCAAAGGTTGCTATTTTCGTGCACTTTCTATTTTATAAGTCCAGTTACCTGGAGAGACCACCGTGCCGTCCTTGTTCCTCTCTCCTTGTTTTCTGCAGGCTAACATCTCCTGGAACCTCTGCTCCCTTTTCTCCAAAATCCTCTGGTTGTACAAATCCAGCTGCAATATAAATAGAGATGTCGGGTCAAAGCTTCATGTGACGTAGTTAAAACACAGATATGTCTGTCTATATCAAGGCTGAACCCAAGTATTTAtagttttgtttatatttaattttttgtctcattcattcactcatttgtGAGGAATTTCACCATTCTCCCTTCTTATACATCAGAAAAATCAGCTATCTGTACTGTCTAATGTTACAGTGAGCACTCATGCTAAGTGGCTAATGCAAGGGAACTTGTATATTTCAAATGGTTAGCCACGATAATGTCATGGTCAGTGACAGGAAGATGTTTGCCTGCAGTTTTCATGCCACCCTCTTGGGGTCATCTAGAAAAGACCCTACACGTTTCTGTCCAATGTATTTAAAAACCGTCAAATGACCTCAGGGACCAGCTACGTAAAACGCCATCTGTCCACCATGACAGCACTTCCTACGAGGtaaatttgtttatttgaaatacTGGCAGCAGATACATCTCCCATCAAAGCTCTAAGACAACAACAATCAGTTTTGGTTTCAGGAAATGTATTTCAGTTGCCAGCAAGAACCTCTTGCAGTTCATCAAAAACCACACCATGTTATCGGTATCTCTTAATTTTCATTCTTGAAAACAAGTACCAGTAATGTTTACTCATGTTAAtggttttaataaataaatactaggGCTGATCGtaccttctctctctgctttgccctgatgtcctcctctgtgtctgctgtggTGTGAGGACTGGAGGCTGATGGAGACTCTGTGGGTAAACTGAACTGCACTGATTTCACTGGTTTAGATGAAGTCTGCACAGCCAGAGACTTAactgtctctatgaccttcagacaCCTGGCTACTGTTGTAGAGATGGCTGATTGGTCATCACTAGCAGGACATGATGATAGAGGTGTCTGTGTTACTGTGGCAGTGGTTAAAGTCTGTGGAGGACTGGAGTCATTGGCTGTAGAAGGGTGgccaataaaagaaaatactttatgATTGGATGGTGGAGCAAAAGGAGGCTGTCCAGAGGGGCGTCGTGGAGGAGGTCCAGGAGGGGGTCCTGGAGGAGGTTGTCCAGAACGCTGTGAAGAATGTCCAGGAGGAGGACCGGGTGGAGGTCCTGGAGGAAATCCAAATCTATGGGGTGGTTGACCAGCTGTTGGAGTACCTGTGTTGGCGGTTGTGCAGCTCTGTTCTTGAGGAACGTGCATGGTGACTCCGAGTGGCCAGTTTATAGGTGCAGGTGGGCGGTATTGAGCAGGCGGGGGTCCAGGAGGTGGTTTGGGAGAAGTGGTTGAGGGGGTACTCCCCATTGTCTTGGTAAGACTCTGCAGCTGTTGCGCCTTCTTAAGcgcctccagctcctgctgGTCCAGGAATTCTTCATACTCTGAGACAGCTTTATCTCTGCTGAGTGGCTCCAAACTGGAGGATCTGACAGGAGAGGGTGTGTGGATGTGATCTGATTCAACTGAACTTAATCTACGTGTTTGCAGTTGTTCTCTTGAatcctctctttctgtggaTGAGGACCTCGAGCCATAGATTTTCTCCTGAGCTCGGCTTGCTAGCTTGGACATGTCTCCTGAACTCAACTTTAGACCAATTGTACGGAGTAGACTCTGGATCTTGTCGTAGGGTTCTGTCTTGCTCTTAAGTTCCTCACTTGATCTCTCTAGTGTTGCCTGTTTAGGACTTGGTTGTTTCTTTTGCCCTTCTGGAACTCCACGGCTGATGGGTTGACCTTGCACCAATCCCACAATCCGAGAGAACCCCCCACCATCTTGAAGCGCCCGCTCATGAGGCAGTAAGTCATCATTAACATGAACCAGTTCTGATTTCTTTTCAGTGCCCACCTTTTTATTGAGCATGTCAAGGAAACGGTCCAGGGGTGGTTTCTCAGCTGGCGGTGGCGTGGTGTTCTTCAGATTGGGTGATGGGCTTCTAGGAGGTGGTTCTGTGGGAGAAGGAGGTCTGAACGGAGGTTGGGAAAATGAAGAATGAGTAAGGGAGGGTTGGGTGGAGGCAGGTGACAGTGTAGACTGTGATGGATCATGGTGTCCTGGAGACTGGCTCCGGTTTACAGGTCGATACGGATCATTGTACGGTTGGTCACGTGCTGAGTCATGGTAGCGATCATCGTAGGGTTCATCATATACATCATAGCGATCAGTGTAACGGTGGCTGGCAGATGCAGGGGGACCACAAGGAGGTTCACCATAGAGTCGACTTTCATAAGGGCGGTCATCGTATGGATGGTTGCTGTATGGACGGTCACTGTAAGGGCGATCAGCGTAGGAACGGCTGGCATACAGATCACCGTAGCGCTCACTGTACCGCCGATCTTGGTAAGGACTGTATGATCGATCATAATTCGGATCATCATAGGGTTGAGGAGTACGATGGTGGTGCTCAGGTCCATCGGTTCTTTTCTTCAAGATCGACCGGACTGGTTTGTATTCAGCGAGCGGCATGGCTATCCTGCCATGGTCATAGTCAATGCAGGTCCTCTGTCCAGGCTCCAATCCTCTGGGGTCTATGTCCACCAGTGACTTTTTGTAGGCAATCATCTCATTCAGCTCCTCGAGCTCCCGCTTCTTCCTTGCCAGCTCGTCATCCATGACTCCACGTCTGGGAGGAGGGCTCagttccctcctcctcttgttaCCTTCCTCACGCTCTCTGCCGGTTTTGCCTCTCTTCTTGATGGCCCTGTCCTTGCTCCTATCCCTGCTCCTACTGTGACTCCTGCTGCGGCTCCTGCTTGAGCTCTTGCTTCGGCTTTTTGTACGACTTTCGCTTCGTCTGTACCTGCTGCTTTTACGGTCAGGACTGGTGCTGCGTCTCTTTTTGATGATGCGTCCAAAATGGTCTCTAGCTGGACTCTTGCTCCTGCTTTTACTCCTGCTCCTACTTCTGCTCCGGCCATATCGACGTCGAGTGGTGCTGTAATCCCGTCTGCCAGTACCAGTCTTACTGTCATGCGCTCTAAGACTTTTCACCACTGCCTTCAGCTTGTCTGTCTCTGGTTTTTCCTTCCTGAAATGTGAACGTGATCATTCCATGTTCTTTTCTGCATGGGTGATagtgatgaataaataatgataaaataataaataaaggaagTGATGACTCACTCAGTCTCTTGTGAAGCTTTTGTCAGCTTTATGGTCATCTACCagaggacacaaacacatattaaaCAAAGTTAGAAAAACCTAACCTGTGATCATTGTAAAAGCAAAACACGGCTTCATCTTTAACTTATATAGAAGCTGTGTTAATGTCAATATTTTGAACTGAAATGGCGTCATGCAAAAGACACAGGAAACATTATTTTACACATCtggaaagaaaatcaaattaacaaaaCCTGGAAAGTTCTCTCTTAATTTCTTGTCCATATTAGTATAGATATAAAAAATTCGTACTTTTCCTTTGTTTGCTCCGACACCACCAAGTTTGCGAACAGGGAGGAAAACGCTCTCTGTATGACGTTTGATCCTTATGGCTTGAGTCCCCCCCTCTGCCGTCTCATGCTTGAAGAAACAGCAAAAGTTAGTTATGACTCAGGAAGATTGAAGATATATTGAACGATCCAGGACACTGGATTTAGCCATATGCGTCTCATTTATCTAAAACTGTCTCAACGGATTAGAGCAAGTGAAGCAGGGAAGGTTTATTaagataaatatttgaaaataatagGAGTACGAGTGAAGGATACTCTTCACCTCTCAGGcttatttatttcatcacatGAAGAAATTCATACAGACTGAACTCGAAAACGACACATTAAATATTAGTAGTCCTTTTGattgacaataataaaaaacaatagtCACATTGTATTAgttatttttagtttgttttgatAGTTTATGTTAATTGTTGTGAACGTACTGAGCACCAGCTGATATTATATACATTACTTTCCATTTGTAATGAcaattttagactttttaaggaGCTGCGGGAACCCTGGAATCTTCCGATTAGTTTACTCTGGTATCAGACGACTCACCGGAACAACGCTGAACTCAACCTTTTCGTTCAGCTCCAGTTTCTTCTTCTCGATCACCTCAGCCATGCGGAAGAAGAGCTGTGGGTTCTGACTGCACTTGATCAGTCCAGAATCTGCAGAGAACTCGATCACAATGCCCTGGTCAGAAAAACGTCAGACACATTAATGGTAAAAACCCATCACACTGTTCAAGGTACTTCTGGATCGACAGCTTTTCTCAAGTTCTCGGACTGTTCAGGTTGGAAACTCAGAATGAATCATAACTTGATTAAAGTGACTAATGACCTTCTAATAGCTtcagatgtttgtgtctgtcctgttagatcttgcagcattcaacactcctgatcatcacattttattaaagaGACTAGAACAGTTCATTGGCACTAAAGGAACCATCCTAAACTAGTTTAAATCCTATTTTTCAGATCGAttccaatttgtgcaaattaatGATGAGTCATCTGTGCGCACCACATTTAACCACGGTGTTCCTCAAGGTTTTGTGCTCGGTCCTTTTTAATTAACACACTCGTCACCCACGTTGATGTCACCCAGTTATACTTGTATAATAAAACCAGACTAATGTCTTTAAGCATGTTTCAAGGACATGGTAGAGCTGCCACCCCAACGACCCGCAGTGGCCGGGGTCGAATCTGACCTGCGGCCATTTATGCATgtcctcccccactctctctctgtccccccttCACAGCTTACTCTCTGTTCTTTATCAGACATGCTCTCATgtgcaaatactttaaacatgaagttacaaactgtttcatcTAATGTAGTAAAtctgttgatgtcttcagttcatcagcatctattgtccttgtgtcctggagacggatcctcacatgtgactctgagcttcatttactgctcagaaagtgtctctgtagtttgactcTTGATGAGTTAAGAACAGAGACAAACtgggatttgtgaatatgggatatacaaattaaatttaaatgattgattgaaGGTTTGGAAATCTTACATGTCGACGTTGTTCTGTCGACTCTTCAAAGGAGTCAGGGAGAATCTCCACGAAGGTTGCTCGCTCCTCTTTGGTCTCTCGATTGGTGGCGATGTTGAAACGCACCTTTACAGATCAGACAGAGAAATTTAACATGAAGGAAATTCTAATTTTGACTTCagccaagtcttaaccctcaaacagccacccacacacagccacccacccacccacccacccacccacacacacacacacacacacacacacacacacacacacacacacacacacacacacacacacacacacacacacacacacacacacacacacacacacacacacacacacacacacacacacacacacacacacacaccttgtctCCGTCCAGCATGGTGGCAGACGACAGCAGGTCTCTTGGACTGAAGGGAAGTTGTTTCTGTTGACCGTCGACCGTCATCACCAGTCGACCCATTTCCTGTTCAGGTTTGACTCCACCCCTGATGTCAGCCAGCTGATCCTtcttcaccacctcctcctcttccttcttcacctccacctttccatcacttttttctgctgcctcttctttctcatcttcatccattttctcaacttttattttcaccttcaccaggaaacatctggatttaATGTGACTGTATTAACATGTTTGCAGTGTTTACACTGGGTTtaccctgtttttatttttacctgagCAAGGAGCATTCCATCCTCAGAACCTcctttttctcctgctgctcgCATCAGTTCCTCCGGctccttcttcacctctttACGAGGGATTTTAGAAATGGCTCGGAGGACGGTTCCTTCGAATCGCTCCTTGCTGATGTCATCCATGGAGCCAGGGTGTCTCATGGTGAAGCCAAGTGGCGTCCACTGCAGGAAGAAAACCTCCGTCAGCAGTAGCTCGTTCATgtcatcaaattaaataaaaaatctatgAAGAGATTAAACTGGcttaaataaattacttttaaatagttaaacgttacactataaaaactaactggataaagttgataataataatacatattttagttCACAAGCTATATTACTAGCTATATACTGCTGGTTGTGAGTCTTTATCTTCTATAGTATTGATAATCGTGAAAACTATGAAGCTGTGATATTTCCTCGGATAATCGCatcaccaaaatttcatatccTGACATCCCTAGGCCAGTGGTAAGTGCAGTACACATTTTTTGGTTCCCCCTAACTCAAAATGCTTCAAGACACCTAATCCTCAACACGACATGACAAAATATACTGAGTTTCATGATAATTGGACACATTGTTGTTTAGTTATGGCCAATTCCTGTTACACCCCGCCTTTTTGCTCATTTATATTAGAATCTCAGTCTCACAGTGCTGTATTTCAGATTTGGTGTTGATTGGTTGAAAAACCAAAGATTAATGTTTTTCAATTCATGCTAATTAGCATTGAATCCATCCTGATGGATTTTTATGGTCCAATTGGCTTTTTTGCCGAGCACCATTGGTGTGGTCTGTGAACTTCTTTTTAAATGCTGTATTACAGTGCCACCATGTGGCCAATTGAAGTCATGTTTCTTGGAAAGTTGATGCAAATCAATTTCAGTAATTGTGCCACGtttccatgttttttaatttaaataacacaaactgTTATAATTACTAGTTGGAAAAATCACTTGATAGATATTGAATATTAATTCACGTCGACCTTGTCTCCTCACCTTGTCTTTGGCGGCCGCCAACGCCGCCGACACATCGTCCTTCTTTCTCCGTTCggcctctctctcttgctcctcctcctccctcctcttcctctcgtcctcccgtttctttttctcctcctcacacttcTTCTTCTCGTCCTCCTCCCGTCGCTTCTGCTCCTCCAGGATTTTGTCCTCCACCCTCTTCGTCCTCCGCAGCCTGATCGCTCTCTTCTTCGACTTCACCTGCAACACAGAGATGGTGAGGGAAGCCCATCACTCCCTGTCCTTTGTGTCCGGTGGCTCTGGTTGGTCGGAGCCTCACTCACCAGGGTGGTGGTGAACTCCACCTGCTTGTGGATGTCGCTGCTGTTGAACTCGCTATCGCTGAAGTTCTCACAGATGTCAAAGGGAAGCTCACCGTGGTCATCCGACTTCACGATTCCTTCTTCAGAGCCCAGATAAGCGATGATACCCTGATACACAATCGATTATTAGAACAGATAACAGATAATTAGTTTTCTCTCACTCCACCTCTGGTGAcgctgcctgcatgtgtgttccatgtgtgtgtatgtatgtttgtatgtctgTATAGTTGCTTTCAGatctgcactgaactctggagatcctccacagtttctccagaggatgtgtgtgtggtcacaaATGTTCGAGTGAGAGCTTCCAGAGTTTTTGTGGACTTTCTCCATCTGGTAATaagtccacagaaagtccagaggagtCTCACAGTACGTATACATGGGACAGCTTGATATGATTAAGCCATATACCAATTTTGTCACTGAACAGACCACTATCACTTCATGTCGTTCAGAGAATCAAA encodes:
- the LOC109644386 gene encoding uncharacterized protein isoform X1; amino-acid sequence: MGRDKRPPIGPPGEDGPPFDMGPPGWGPPPPGGWEPPPHGGWGPPPPEGWPRPPDEWGPPPPGGWGPPPPDWDLRGPPHPDWGPRGPPHGWGPHPDDWLPPPEDWRRLHPEDWRRLHPEDWRRLHPEDWRHLHPEDWGPDRPPPPGWGHPGWGPEGPPEPWGPEAVPPPGMPLPPPVAMPPPDPAAYAPVAVPPVPPPGCVPPYAFPAFPPPGWAGETILEEQMPNPPPDQPEWIKALISVPPTESTPSDTKESTEEPADTKTPAATTPAPKPKPEPSKAARALGLLGKRTFDKPPPGRSTGIISFIGPTFGYIEREDLEKFTFSFEAFFGNPKAMTPGVRVHFTGCKEKNSLIATDVKVAPGGTENVDPEIYEAVVTQPIVEPQPGERQYPGQVHVNIGPLRTNLTFDRKDSMVTLLKNDQVLINLLMDIVTEKRRATNIKPKIPATFSHTNETREKGVIISLKDNKGIIKSDEHSELPFDIKENFSDVEFTTEDINEEVEFSIVTLITGKQAVRIRRVKEPLLLMLSTAIEDSEVENDDRELLKKSRGRANPELGPHMWLDTELYEGIVSQPIIEPTPVLPGYPGQIHANIGPVRTNVTFNHRDCGVTLLKNDHVLINLLVDMATRKRRAANIKPKVPFTFSYTKETRELGIIAYLGSEEGIVKSDDHGELPFDICENFSDSEFNSSDIHKQVEFTTTLVKSKKRAIRLRRTKRVEDKILEEQKRREEDEKKKCEEEKKKREDERKRREEEEQEREAERRKKDDVSAALAAAKDKWTPLGFTMRHPGSMDDISKERFEGTVLRAISKIPRKEVKKEPEELMRAAGEKGGSEDGMLLAQVKIKVEKMDEDEKEEAAEKSDGKVEVKKEEEEVVKKDQLADIRGGVKPEQEMGRLVMTVDGQQKQLPFSPRDLLSSATMLDGDKVRFNIATNRETKEERATFVEILPDSFEESTEQRRHGIVIEFSADSGLIKCSQNPQLFFRMAEVIEKKKLELNEKVEFSVVPHETAEGGTQAIRIKRHTESVFLPVRKLGGVGANKGKMTIKLTKASQETEKEKPETDKLKAVVKSLRAHDSKTGTGRRDYSTTRRRYGRSRSRSRSKSRSKSPARDHFGRIIKKRRSTSPDRKSSRYRRSESRTKSRSKSSSRSRSRSHSRSRDRSKDRAIKKRGKTGREREEGNKRRRELSPPPRRGVMDDELARKKRELEELNEMIAYKKSLVDIDPRGLEPGQRTCIDYDHGRIAMPLAEYKPVRSILKKRTDGPEHHHRTPQPYDDPNYDRSYSPYQDRRYSERYGDLYASRSYADRPYSDRPYSNHPYDDRPYESRLYGEPPCGPPASASHRYTDRYDVYDEPYDDRYHDSARDQPYNDPYRPVNRSQSPGHHDPSQSTLSPASTQPSLTHSSFSQPPFRPPSPTEPPPRSPSPNLKNTTPPPAEKPPLDRFLDMLNKKVGTEKKSELVHVNDDLLPHERALQDGGGFSRIVGLVQGQPISRGVPEGQKKQPSPKQATLERSSEELKSKTEPYDKIQSLLRTIGLKLSSGDMSKLASRAQEKIYGSRSSSTEREDSREQLQTRRLSSVESDHIHTPSPVRSSSLEPLSRDKAVSEYEEFLDQQELEALKKAQQLQSLTKTMGSTPSTTSPKPPPGPPPAQYRPPAPINWPLGVTMHVPQEQSCTTANTGTPTAGQPPHRFGFPPGPPPGPPPGHSSQRSGQPPPGPPPGPPPRRPSGQPPFAPPSNHKVFSFIGHPSTANDSSPPQTLTTATVTQTPLSSCPASDDQSAISTTVARCLKVIETVKSLAVQTSSKPVKSVQFSLPTESPSASSPHTTADTEEDIRAKQREKLDLYNQRILEKREQRFQEMLACRKQGERNKDGTVVSPGKPMNSEPKNVWICGHSLVYWAESRAKSPEVGMQLGMDLSKVAIWWKGTQGMTWSQLLPQLHQLKVTWPNPDVLIMHLGGNDLSTDSPTDLLAAVKKDLTSMRSIFPQCILVWSNILPRRVWRHSADSHEVDLVRTTVNRRIQNIISELGGTSLTHDNIRCGTNTGLYRAEGIHLSPKGIDVFNLNLQDFLEKWEVEVNKTSENS